From Mucilaginibacter rubeus, a single genomic window includes:
- the fbp gene encoding class 1 fructose-bisphosphatase gives MKRVITLGQFIIEKQADFPFAKGELSRLLRDIGIAAKIVNREISKAGLIDIIGETDSVNSHGERQKKMDVYANEQFISALRSGGECCVVASEENDEHILIESEISKHAKYIVAIDPLDGSSNIDVNVSVGTIFSIYRRKSVDGKATLQDVLQKGTEQVAAGYVIYGSSTMLVYTTGKGVNGFTLDPSIGEFCLSHPDIKMPKDGNLYSINEGYYTHFPLGVKKYIKYCQVEDEGTNRPYTSRYTGSMIADIHRNLIKGGIFLYPTTAQYPNGKLRLVYECNPMAFIVEQAGGLASTGYDRILDLDVNELHQRSAIFIGSENMIKRAEEFMLAFSPQQPSIAPHKKVI, from the coding sequence ATGAAAAGAGTAATAACGTTAGGACAATTTATTATAGAGAAACAGGCAGATTTCCCATTTGCCAAAGGCGAGTTATCAAGACTTTTACGCGATATCGGCATCGCAGCCAAAATTGTAAACCGCGAGATCAGCAAAGCCGGGCTTATTGACATCATCGGCGAAACCGACTCGGTAAACTCTCATGGCGAGCGGCAAAAAAAGATGGATGTTTATGCCAATGAGCAATTTATTTCGGCGTTGCGGAGTGGGGGCGAGTGCTGCGTAGTGGCTTCGGAGGAGAATGATGAGCACATCCTGATAGAATCTGAGATCTCCAAGCATGCCAAATATATCGTAGCTATTGACCCGCTGGATGGTTCCTCAAATATCGATGTAAATGTGAGTGTGGGCACTATATTTTCCATTTACCGCCGTAAATCTGTGGACGGTAAAGCTACTTTGCAGGATGTACTGCAGAAAGGTACTGAGCAGGTAGCCGCCGGTTACGTGATCTACGGATCATCAACCATGCTGGTTTATACTACAGGTAAAGGGGTTAACGGCTTTACGCTTGATCCTTCAATAGGGGAGTTTTGCCTGTCGCACCCTGATATAAAAATGCCGAAAGATGGTAATCTGTATTCTATCAATGAAGGATATTATACGCATTTTCCTTTAGGCGTAAAAAAATACATCAAGTACTGCCAGGTTGAGGACGAGGGCACCAACCGTCCTTATACCTCGCGCTATACCGGATCTATGATAGCCGATATTCACCGTAACCTGATTAAAGGCGGTATCTTCCTTTATCCTACTACAGCCCAGTATCCAAACGGAAAATTGCGACTGGTTTATGAGTGCAACCCTATGGCCTTTATTGTGGAGCAGGCGGGAGGCCTGGCATCTACAGGTTATGACCGGATCCTTGATTTGGATGTGAATGAGCTTCACCAGCGTTCGGCTATTTTTATCGGTTCGGAAAACATGATTAAACGGGCAGAAGAGTTTATGCTGGCCTTTTCTCCGCAACAACCATCTATAGCTCCGCATAAAAAAGTTATTTAG
- a CDS encoding TonB-dependent receptor: protein MKILSILCFLLIPGLVLAQHGSLKGRLTTGSEPLSFATVTLSGTAIGVTTNDKGYYYLKNVPAGTYTVVFSNIGYVTERYNVSVKPGEATLLNGNLKESSSKLNEVTVTGVSRKTELRSNPIPIAVMTRKEMDQNVNNNIIDAIVKGVPGVNAVTTGPNISKPFIRGLGYNRVLTLYDGVRQEGQQWGDEHGIEIDQYGIGRAEVVKGPASLTYGSDALAGVINMIPYLLAGENRVLKGDYTADYHTNNGMIGTSLGLSYRKDDWRYAFRATAKAAHDYQNSIDGYVYNTGFREFNLSGMARVDKKWGYSQIAATVYDNRQEIPDGSRDSLTRQFTRQVAESSTDNIRNRPVVSNDELRSYTITPLHQRIQHYRVYANNEFKLGEGSSINASLGLQQSIRREYNHPTQANQPGLYVVLNTLNYDVKYNLPTIAGIESTLGLNGMYQTNRSKAATDFPIPDYNLFDAGTFFFAKKTIGKVDISGGIRYDNRQINWHDFYVGPNPKNGFEQHVILPDTAGAHLQFPAFKHVYQGVSGSLGITYNISERLLLKANIARGYRAPNITEIGSNGLDPGAHIVYLGNRGFNPEFSLQEDVGFIAYLKDVDLIAELFNNHINNYIYQAKLTDVNGNPVVIVPGNSTYQYQQSSARLYGAEFTLNMHPQNIKWLAFNNSLAYVTGINGNKQLIDESDGAAKYLPFIPPLHIRSEFKVSLQKAYGAFSKIYFKAEMDAYTTQNRYYALDNTETATPGYALFNLGAGSTIKNKADRTICELFLQVDNLFDKAYQSNLNRLKYFEYYQSSPNGHLGIYNIGRNVSFKLVFPF, encoded by the coding sequence ATGAAAATATTATCTATACTATGCTTTTTATTAATCCCAGGTTTGGTTTTGGCGCAGCATGGCTCCCTTAAAGGGAGATTAACCACCGGTAGCGAGCCGCTTTCCTTTGCTACTGTCACGCTTTCCGGAACCGCAATTGGCGTAACCACGAACGATAAAGGCTATTACTATTTAAAAAATGTTCCGGCGGGTACTTACACCGTTGTTTTTTCGAACATTGGGTATGTCACCGAGCGCTATAATGTGAGCGTAAAGCCTGGTGAGGCCACGTTACTGAACGGAAATCTGAAAGAAAGCAGCTCTAAGCTGAATGAGGTGACCGTAACCGGGGTATCACGTAAAACCGAATTAAGGAGTAACCCCATACCCATAGCGGTAATGACCCGGAAAGAGATGGATCAGAATGTGAACAACAACATTATTGATGCTATTGTAAAGGGCGTGCCCGGAGTTAACGCGGTTACCACCGGGCCTAATATTTCCAAACCGTTTATCAGGGGATTGGGCTACAACCGTGTTTTAACCTTGTATGACGGCGTACGGCAGGAAGGGCAACAATGGGGCGATGAACATGGCATTGAGATAGATCAATACGGTATCGGTCGTGCGGAAGTAGTAAAAGGGCCGGCAAGTTTAACTTATGGATCTGATGCCTTAGCCGGGGTGATCAATATGATCCCTTACCTGCTTGCAGGCGAAAACCGGGTTTTAAAAGGCGATTACACTGCCGACTATCATACCAATAACGGCATGATTGGTACTTCGCTTGGCTTATCTTACAGAAAAGATGATTGGCGGTACGCCTTCCGGGCAACCGCGAAAGCTGCACATGATTATCAAAACAGTATTGATGGCTATGTGTATAATACTGGTTTTCGTGAGTTTAACCTGTCGGGAATGGCCAGGGTTGATAAAAAATGGGGCTACTCGCAAATAGCGGCGACAGTTTACGATAACCGGCAGGAAATACCTGATGGCAGTCGGGATTCACTTACACGGCAGTTTACCAGGCAGGTAGCCGAAAGCAGCACCGACAATATCAGGAACCGGCCGGTTGTAAGTAATGATGAGCTAAGATCATACACTATAACCCCTCTGCACCAGCGCATTCAACATTATCGTGTATACGCAAACAATGAGTTTAAATTGGGCGAAGGCAGCAGTATCAATGCCTCGCTTGGTTTACAGCAGAGTATCCGCCGGGAATATAACCACCCTACACAGGCAAACCAGCCGGGTTTATATGTTGTGCTTAATACACTTAATTACGATGTAAAATACAATCTGCCGACTATAGCAGGTATTGAAAGTACCCTCGGGTTGAACGGTATGTATCAAACCAACCGGAGCAAGGCGGCAACAGATTTTCCCATCCCGGATTATAATCTTTTTGATGCGGGGACTTTCTTTTTCGCCAAAAAAACTATCGGGAAAGTTGATATCTCCGGCGGTATCAGGTATGATAATCGGCAAATCAACTGGCATGATTTTTACGTTGGCCCAAATCCTAAAAACGGATTTGAACAGCATGTGATATTACCGGATACAGCAGGCGCTCATTTGCAGTTCCCGGCTTTTAAGCATGTATACCAGGGCGTATCGGGTAGTTTGGGTATAACCTATAATATCAGCGAGCGCTTGCTGCTTAAGGCGAATATTGCCAGAGGATATCGCGCACCCAATATCACCGAAATTGGCTCCAACGGACTGGATCCCGGCGCGCATATCGTGTACTTAGGCAATCGTGGCTTTAACCCTGAATTCAGCTTGCAGGAAGATGTTGGCTTTATTGCTTATCTGAAGGATGTAGACCTGATTGCCGAGCTGTTTAACAACCATATCAACAATTATATTTACCAGGCCAAACTCACTGATGTCAACGGCAATCCTGTTGTGATTGTTCCGGGTAACAGTACCTATCAATACCAGCAAAGCAGTGCCCGATTATACGGGGCAGAATTTACGCTTAATATGCATCCGCAGAATATCAAGTGGCTGGCTTTTAACAACAGCCTGGCTTATGTAACGGGTATCAACGGCAACAAACAACTCATTGATGAATCTGACGGCGCGGCTAAATACCTGCCTTTTATTCCTCCGTTGCATATCCGGTCGGAGTTTAAAGTGAGTTTACAGAAAGCGTACGGGGCTTTTTCAAAGATCTATTTCAAGGCCGAAATGGATGCCTATACTACACAAAACCGCTACTATGCCCTGGATAACACCGAGACGGCCACACCAGGCTATGCGCTGTTTAATTTGGGTGCGGGATCCACCATTAAAAATAAAGCGGACAGAACCATTTGCGAGCTTTTTTTGCAGGTGGATAACCTATTTGATAAGGCCTATCAATCAAATCTTAACCGCTTAAAATATTTTGAATATTACCAATCGTCGCCAAACGGGCACCTCGGTATTTATAACATCGGGCGGAATGTTAGCTTTAAACTGGTTTTTCCGTTTTAA
- a CDS encoding family 43 glycosylhydrolase, with amino-acid sequence MMKRVSVFFAFMLFCVAALAQKQMIPNPITGGYFADPTIVKDKGHYFIYATIDPWGAKELAVLETTDFVKFTRHHINWPTKEACTSPTSLDEMVWAPSVVKGKDNKFYMYVAVGGEIWGGVGNTPLGPWKNLKKDNTPMVKSTDYPNVHNIDPDCFIDSDGSIYLYWGSGYKWINGHCMAVKLKDDMVSFDGAPKDITTPHFFEGAHLVKRNKTYYLMFSEGKAIDASYQVGYAKGNSPLGPFQEDEHRVILSTSADSTVIGPGHHTTFVEKGQRYILYHRIFPQKESFVLRQLCLDSLNFDSNGNIKKVSTKGVQKFN; translated from the coding sequence ATGATGAAGCGTGTATCTGTCTTTTTTGCCTTCATGTTATTTTGCGTGGCGGCGCTGGCGCAAAAGCAAATGATCCCGAACCCGATAACAGGAGGATACTTTGCCGACCCAACCATAGTTAAAGATAAAGGCCATTATTTCATTTACGCTACCATTGATCCCTGGGGTGCTAAAGAGTTGGCTGTACTGGAAACAACCGACTTTGTTAAATTTACACGTCATCATATCAACTGGCCTACAAAAGAAGCTTGTACCAGTCCCACTTCGCTTGATGAAATGGTTTGGGCACCATCGGTAGTAAAAGGGAAAGACAATAAGTTTTACATGTATGTAGCCGTAGGCGGCGAGATTTGGGGAGGTGTAGGTAACACACCGCTCGGTCCCTGGAAAAACCTGAAGAAAGATAACACCCCAATGGTGAAATCAACAGACTATCCAAATGTGCATAACATCGATCCGGATTGTTTTATTGACAGTGATGGCAGCATCTATCTTTACTGGGGTTCGGGCTATAAGTGGATCAACGGACATTGTATGGCTGTAAAGCTGAAGGATGATATGGTTTCGTTTGATGGAGCCCCTAAGGATATTACCACACCTCATTTTTTTGAAGGCGCGCATTTGGTGAAACGTAATAAAACCTATTACCTTATGTTTTCGGAAGGTAAAGCTATTGATGCCAGTTATCAGGTTGGTTATGCTAAAGGAAACAGTCCGCTGGGCCCGTTTCAGGAGGATGAACACCGGGTTATACTCAGCACTTCTGCTGATAGTACTGTGATTGGGCCCGGTCATCACACCACCTTTGTTGAAAAAGGGCAGCGCTATATTTTATATCACCGCATTTTTCCTCAAAAGGAATCTTTTGTATTAAGGCAGCTTTGCCTGGATAGTTTGAATTTTGATTCAAACGGAAATATCAAAAAGGTGAGTACTAAAGGTGTTCAAAAGTTTAACTAA
- a CDS encoding alpha-L-arabinofuranosidase C-terminal domain-containing protein has translation MRYGFVLTALLLFCFAANAQNKPKKISPDLFGIFFEDLSYAADGGLYAELIQNRSFEYSPADNRDWNSLTAWKYQTDGFGYGIISVETAAPIHPNNPHYILLDIQDEGQKGVGLENSGFDGIPVKAGKNYDFSVFLNVISGESLPVKVALVDKNGKELGSSSFTAADKGWKKYAEQIHVNFDNDSAKLVLLIKAKGKVGVDMVSLFPEETFKNHKNGLRADLAQVIADIKPKFMRFPGGCLTHGDGVANIYRWKNTIGPVEQRVEQRNIWNYHQSVGLGYFEYFQFCEDIGAKPVPVLAAGVSCQNSGGTWKIGSTGQKGIPMDEMKAYVQDVLDLIEYANGPATSTWGAKRAAAGHPAPFNLEYLGIGNEDKITGVFEERFRMIYDAVHKAHPEIKIIGTVGPSPNGEDFEKGWKLADQLSVGIVDEHYYEKPQWFLKNTTRYDSYNRRRSKVYIGEYASWGNTLYNALAEAVYMTHLERNGDVVRMASYAPLIARIGHTSWNPNLIYFNGTKVFPTVNYYVQQQFAANAGDVYLPGMVKLKGEKTTLDTTAGTSVVKDSATGDIILKIANAGTTQISGQADLSAIGKLPESATLTVISDNPEVKNGADNPQAVLPQSSTVKLQKKWAFTVPAHSLTVVRISAGTVGKQK, from the coding sequence ATGCGCTACGGCTTCGTTCTCACAGCTTTGCTATTGTTTTGTTTTGCAGCTAACGCTCAAAATAAACCTAAGAAGATAAGCCCCGACCTTTTTGGGATCTTTTTTGAAGATTTAAGCTATGCAGCTGATGGTGGCCTTTATGCCGAACTGATTCAAAACCGCTCATTTGAATACAGTCCGGCCGATAACCGGGACTGGAACTCACTGACCGCCTGGAAATACCAGACCGATGGTTTTGGTTATGGAATTATTTCTGTAGAAACGGCTGCTCCAATCCATCCCAATAACCCACACTATATTTTACTCGATATTCAGGATGAAGGACAAAAAGGCGTAGGACTTGAAAATTCGGGCTTTGACGGCATACCTGTAAAGGCCGGTAAAAACTATGATTTTTCGGTTTTTTTGAACGTGATATCCGGTGAATCATTACCGGTAAAAGTTGCGCTTGTGGATAAGAATGGAAAGGAGTTGGGTTCATCGTCATTTACAGCGGCAGATAAAGGCTGGAAAAAATATGCAGAGCAGATCCATGTGAATTTTGATAATGACAGCGCCAAACTGGTACTGTTAATTAAAGCGAAAGGAAAAGTTGGGGTTGATATGGTGTCCTTATTCCCTGAAGAAACTTTTAAAAACCATAAAAATGGGTTACGGGCCGATCTGGCACAGGTTATTGCCGATATAAAGCCGAAGTTTATGCGTTTCCCCGGCGGTTGTCTTACTCATGGAGATGGCGTTGCCAACATTTATCGCTGGAAAAATACTATCGGTCCGGTTGAGCAGCGGGTTGAACAGCGCAACATCTGGAATTACCATCAATCGGTAGGGTTGGGGTACTTTGAATATTTTCAGTTCTGTGAGGATATTGGCGCTAAGCCGGTGCCGGTACTTGCGGCAGGCGTGAGTTGCCAAAATTCGGGTGGTACCTGGAAAATAGGCTCGACAGGGCAAAAGGGTATCCCGATGGATGAAATGAAAGCTTATGTACAAGATGTGCTTGACCTGATTGAGTATGCCAACGGGCCTGCCACATCTACCTGGGGCGCTAAACGCGCCGCGGCGGGGCACCCAGCTCCATTCAATTTAGAATATCTTGGTATAGGTAATGAAGATAAGATCACCGGTGTATTTGAAGAACGTTTCCGGATGATCTATGACGCGGTTCACAAGGCTCATCCCGAAATTAAGATCATTGGCACAGTAGGCCCAAGCCCCAACGGCGAAGACTTTGAGAAAGGCTGGAAGCTGGCCGATCAACTGTCAGTTGGTATTGTTGACGAGCATTACTACGAAAAACCGCAATGGTTTTTGAAAAATACTACCCGCTATGATAGCTACAACAGGCGAAGGTCAAAAGTTTACATTGGTGAATATGCTTCATGGGGCAATACGCTTTATAACGCCCTGGCCGAGGCTGTATACATGACCCATTTAGAACGTAATGGAGATGTGGTAAGGATGGCATCATATGCGCCGCTAATAGCGAGAATTGGTCATACATCATGGAATCCCAACCTGATATATTTTAATGGCACAAAGGTTTTCCCAACAGTAAACTACTATGTTCAGCAGCAGTTTGCCGCTAACGCCGGCGATGTGTATTTGCCGGGTATGGTAAAGCTAAAAGGCGAAAAGACTACGCTTGATACTACTGCCGGAACTTCAGTGGTAAAAGATAGCGCTACCGGTGATATTATCCTAAAGATAGCCAATGCTGGTACTACTCAAATTTCGGGGCAGGCTGATCTTTCTGCAATTGGTAAGTTACCTGAATCCGCCACGCTTACTGTCATTTCCGATAACCCGGAGGTGAAAAATGGCGCGGATAATCCTCAGGCTGTTCTTCCTCAATCATCAACCGTAAAATTGCAGAAGAAATGGGCTTTCACGGTGCCTGCTCATTCATTGACGGTTGTCAGGATAAGTGCCGGAACAGTAGGAAAGCAGAAATAA
- a CDS encoding family 43 glycosylhydrolase, translated as MKKIVLLGVLFSFYTAVIAQPQQKFSAYLFTYFTGNKSGEAIRFALSNDGYHFRALNNNRPVLNSADISVTGGVRDPHIMRAADGKTFYMVATDMNTEKYGWGPDYSMVLLKSTDLVHWSSKSIDITKTYEKFAGVNRVWAPQTIYDPQVKKYMIYWSMRFGNEADKIYYAYANKDFTGLETEPKQLFFKPDGGACIDGDIVYKDKKYYLFFKTEGSGAGIKIAVSDKLTSGYVLRDKYVQQTKDPVEGAGTFKLNNGTGYILMYDMYTQGKYQFTRTTDLENFKLIDDEVSMNFHPRHGTVMPITAKEAAALTAKWETAEDVMLSAVNKQIKTINIVVDSANHKVHLPVKPGTDLKSFDPQFILFPGVTVSPAKPQDFTKSPVKYSVTIAGKKAQVFEVTAQELHNTAIAGYYADPEILYAEKTGKFYIYPTSDGFDGWSGTYFKAFSSDDMVNWKDEGKILDLPKDVSWAKKNAWAPCIIEKKIGGEYKYFYYFAAAQKIGVAVANDPIGPFTDSGKPLLAQLPEGVKGGQQIDADVFSDPQTGKNYLYWGNGYMAVAELNDDMISLKPGTTKILTPYSHYNEGTYVFYRKGTYYFMWSENDTRSPDYSVHYGTAKSPYGPIEIPENNIVITKDAANGIYGTGHNSVIQIPGTDEWYIVYHRFNYPKGITMGDAAGYNREVCIDKMEFDDKGMIKQVIPTHEGIQPVHVKK; from the coding sequence ATGAAAAAAATAGTTTTACTGGGCGTTTTATTTAGCTTTTATACGGCAGTCATCGCGCAGCCGCAGCAAAAATTCAGTGCCTATCTCTTTACTTATTTCACAGGTAATAAAAGCGGCGAAGCCATTCGTTTTGCTTTGAGCAATGATGGTTATCACTTTCGCGCGTTGAATAATAACCGCCCTGTTTTAAATTCGGCCGATATCAGCGTTACAGGCGGCGTACGCGATCCGCATATTATGCGCGCTGCTGATGGGAAAACTTTTTACATGGTGGCTACCGATATGAACACCGAAAAATACGGTTGGGGCCCAGACTATTCGATGGTGTTATTAAAATCAACCGACCTGGTGCACTGGTCGTCAAAATCAATTGATATCACTAAAACCTATGAAAAATTTGCCGGGGTAAACAGGGTATGGGCTCCGCAAACTATTTATGATCCCCAGGTAAAAAAGTATATGATCTACTGGTCTATGCGTTTTGGGAACGAGGCTGATAAAATTTATTACGCTTATGCCAATAAGGATTTTACAGGTTTGGAAACCGAGCCTAAACAGCTTTTTTTCAAGCCCGATGGCGGTGCTTGTATCGATGGTGATATTGTTTATAAAGACAAGAAATATTACCTGTTTTTCAAAACCGAGGGATCTGGTGCCGGTATAAAAATAGCGGTGTCGGATAAACTGACATCCGGATATGTATTGCGCGATAAATATGTACAACAAACCAAAGACCCGGTAGAAGGCGCCGGTACATTCAAGCTAAACAACGGTACCGGCTACATTTTGATGTACGATATGTACACGCAGGGCAAATACCAATTTACCCGCACCACAGATCTGGAAAACTTTAAACTGATTGACGACGAGGTTTCCATGAATTTCCACCCTCGTCACGGTACCGTAATGCCAATTACTGCAAAAGAAGCCGCTGCCCTAACCGCTAAATGGGAAACCGCCGAAGATGTGATGCTCTCGGCTGTTAACAAGCAGATAAAAACTATCAATATCGTGGTTGATTCTGCAAATCACAAGGTTCATCTGCCAGTGAAACCTGGTACTGACCTGAAATCGTTTGATCCGCAGTTTATCCTATTCCCCGGCGTTACTGTTAGTCCGGCAAAGCCGCAGGATTTTACTAAAAGCCCGGTTAAATATTCGGTAACTATAGCCGGTAAAAAGGCGCAGGTTTTTGAAGTTACCGCTCAGGAGCTGCATAACACCGCTATAGCCGGTTACTATGCTGACCCGGAGATATTATATGCCGAGAAAACAGGTAAGTTTTACATCTACCCAACCAGCGATGGTTTCGATGGCTGGTCAGGTACTTATTTCAAGGCTTTTTCTTCGGATGATATGGTTAACTGGAAAGATGAAGGTAAGATCCTTGATTTGCCAAAAGATGTAAGCTGGGCAAAAAAGAATGCATGGGCACCTTGCATCATCGAGAAAAAGATTGGCGGCGAGTATAAATATTTCTACTATTTCGCTGCCGCGCAAAAGATAGGTGTAGCTGTCGCGAATGATCCTATAGGTCCGTTCACCGATTCTGGCAAACCATTATTAGCTCAACTGCCCGAAGGCGTTAAAGGCGGCCAGCAAATTGATGCCGATGTGTTTTCAGATCCGCAAACCGGCAAAAATTACTTGTATTGGGGTAATGGCTATATGGCCGTGGCCGAATTAAATGACGATATGATTTCGTTAAAGCCTGGTACTACCAAAATCCTGACACCATATTCGCATTATAACGAGGGGACTTATGTATTTTATCGTAAGGGCACTTACTACTTTATGTGGTCAGAAAATGATACCCGTAGTCCGGATTACAGCGTACATTATGGCACTGCTAAATCGCCTTATGGCCCAATCGAAATTCCAGAAAACAACATCGTGATCACTAAAGATGCTGCTAATGGCATTTACGGTACCGGCCACAATTCGGTGATACAAATACCGGGGACGGATGAATGGTATATCGTTTACCATCGCTTTAATTATCCTAAAGGGATCACCATGGGCGATGCTGCCGGGTATAACCGCGAGGTATGCATCGATAAAATGGAGTTTGACGATAAAGGAATGATTAAACAGGTGATACCAACACACGAAGGTATTCAGCCAGTGCATGTAAAAAAATAA
- a CDS encoding helix-turn-helix domain-containing protein, protein MLKNYFKYLNVSELEERWGIYVTTVGYSKIEPNDNYPNQVHPESHQLTWNRGRILNDYYIVFISRGKGVYGSALTKPAEVVEGTCFFLYPGVWHRYKPDPGSGWEEFWVGFNGFYVEQLMSNGFFDRKNPLVPSCLNKDILALFHNLVESVRSSLPGYPQQISAMTLQLLGLISNIIQHHEYNDDPVGKLISKARFIIQESFEDTLDMEELAKALPMGYSSFRKAFRRITGVSPNQYHLNIRLERAKSLLLTTVLNTSEIADQTGFESVFYFSRLFKKKNGVSPTEFRKNAQAVQ, encoded by the coding sequence ATGTTGAAGAATTATTTCAAATATCTTAACGTAAGTGAGCTTGAAGAGCGATGGGGGATTTATGTAACTACGGTAGGCTATTCCAAAATTGAGCCTAATGATAATTACCCTAACCAGGTACATCCCGAAAGCCATCAACTTACCTGGAACCGTGGCCGCATACTTAACGATTATTATATCGTATTCATTTCAAGAGGCAAAGGTGTTTATGGTTCAGCGCTTACCAAGCCGGCTGAAGTTGTTGAAGGTACTTGCTTTTTCCTGTATCCGGGAGTATGGCACCGGTATAAACCCGATCCCGGATCGGGCTGGGAGGAGTTTTGGGTGGGCTTCAATGGTTTTTATGTGGAGCAGCTGATGAGCAACGGCTTTTTCGACCGGAAGAACCCGCTTGTTCCTTCCTGCCTGAATAAAGATATCCTGGCGCTGTTTCATAATTTGGTTGAAAGTGTGCGTTCATCATTACCGGGCTATCCTCAGCAAATATCAGCCATGACCTTACAATTGTTAGGCTTGATCAGCAATATCATTCAGCACCATGAATACAATGATGATCCGGTAGGTAAACTCATTTCAAAGGCGAGGTTCATCATACAGGAATCGTTTGAGGATACGTTGGATATGGAAGAACTGGCAAAGGCCTTGCCTATGGGGTATTCCTCATTTCGCAAAGCTTTCCGGCGTATAACAGGCGTTTCTCCGAACCAATACCATCTTAACATCAGGCTGGAACGCGCAAAAAGCCTCCTGTTAACCACTGTATTAAACACCAGCGAAATAGCCGACCAAACCGGCTTTGAATCGGTGTTTTATTTTTCGCGCTTGTTTAAAAAGAAGAACGGCGTTTCGCCAACGGAATTCCGCAAAAACGCTCAGGCAGTACAATAG
- a CDS encoding sugar phosphate isomerase/epimerase family protein has translation MQIKILSPLWGHEHLPLKTFLDKIRIAGYDGIDTWIPADKTDQRALYDYLQQHQMAIVTHQHEAEGGTFKKFKESFIKNLYQCAEPGPILVNSHTGRDYFSIRENLDLINAAQEFTAKTGITVAHETHRGRSGYSPQMTAELFSLQDEFAITADFSHWVCVTESMLQNFGGIMDEAIKRSRHIHSRVGFEEGPQVPDPAAPEWQYALDHFLRWWDKIIAHNKLIGTPILPITTEFGPQPYMPSIPFSNKPVADQFGINCFMKDLLRKRYCTA, from the coding sequence ATGCAAATTAAGATCCTCAGCCCCCTGTGGGGGCATGAACATTTGCCGCTGAAAACTTTTCTCGACAAGATCAGGATTGCGGGCTATGATGGCATTGACACCTGGATCCCGGCCGACAAGACCGATCAACGGGCATTGTATGATTATCTGCAACAGCACCAAATGGCTATTGTAACGCATCAGCACGAGGCCGAAGGCGGTACATTCAAAAAATTCAAGGAATCATTTATCAAAAACCTGTACCAATGCGCTGAGCCTGGCCCGATCCTGGTCAATTCGCATACAGGCCGTGATTATTTCTCTATCCGGGAAAACCTCGACCTGATCAACGCGGCACAGGAATTCACTGCTAAAACAGGCATCACTGTAGCACACGAAACTCATCGTGGCCGGTCGGGCTACTCACCACAAATGACAGCCGAGTTATTTAGCTTGCAGGATGAGTTTGCCATCACTGCCGATTTTTCGCATTGGGTATGCGTTACCGAAAGCATGCTGCAAAACTTTGGCGGGATAATGGATGAGGCTATAAAACGCAGCCGTCATATTCATTCAAGAGTGGGTTTTGAAGAAGGGCCACAGGTGCCTGATCCGGCAGCACCCGAATGGCAATACGCACTTGATCATTTCCTGCGTTGGTGGGACAAGATAATAGCGCACAATAAACTGATAGGTACGCCAATACTGCCTATAACAACCGAGTTTGGCCCACAACCCTACATGCCATCCATCCCATTCAGTAACAAACCGGTTGCCGATCAATTCGGCATTAATTGCTTTATGAAAGATCTGCTCCGAAAACGCTATTGTACTGCCTGA